TTGCCTCCGCTGTCGAGTCGCCTTCCCCACGGCCCCAAGTCACCCCTGACTGGGGCAGTTCAACGTCAGCGGGACGTCAGGTTTTCCGGCACCGTGTGAGACTGGATCGATATCACAAACCACCTCCGTACTTTCAGTAAGCCGGCATTTTGTCGTTATGTGCGCGTTTTAAGTTGCGCATCAGTGGGGCTCGAACCCACAGCGGAAACGAAACAACTTGCGGATAGTTTCATCGCCGACCTCCTAATCTTAGGGTGTTTTTACTTCTGTATTTCTGAAAATGAGTGTGTGGGATGTGGGCCACCCACCCAGCCTTCCACTGCGGACACACTAGCCATCTGTTGCCGGTGTGATGACGCCATCTTTCTGGTGACCCACCCAGGTGCTCTCCGCTTCAGAAACAATGTCTGAGCGCTCACCAGCAGTCACTACTTCCTCTGTGCACCGGCCTTTACAGCGACAGAAACGGGAAATATTCGAGCTCCAGGAGGTGGCTGatcattgggttttttttcttgtcattCGACAATTCCTGTAGTCAAACATGTGGTTTTagacttctgcttttttttttttttgctaacgGTAGCTTTATTTAACAAGTTGTTTTAGCTTTAACTGATGCTGCATCATGGGGAGATCAGCCTGACACCAAGGGTTTATTTCCCTCCAGGGCTCTAATCCTATTTCATTAAATAGTTGTATAACTACTTGATGATGTTCGTGTGTGCTGGTCAAGGGTTCCCCGTCTCTGTCCGCATTCATTGTCTCCTGATGTCACCTTTGAGAAGACAGGCAGGAAACGGTGTCCTTTAGACTCTGGTTGTGATTGATCATGCGATGTTTGGTCCACACAGGAACATTTTGAACCCCTTGTCAGCATTCATGCTCAGTTGTGGACTGAAACCAGCACCAGCCGCCCTTCCTTGATTTCACCTTCTGGCCTTTCCTATATGCCGGAGACGGCGGCAGACTTGCACCTGTCGTGTGTAGACGCACGCATCAAAAGGCAGCGTGTCCAAGTGCTGCAGGTGGTCCGTTTAGCATCATTTACATGCTGTAACTATGTGCTTTGGAGTTCTAGTGGGTTCTAAATTATTCACCTATATGGTTGTTGTCATTATTGGTATTTTAAATAGACGTTGCCATGTTTGCTGATGAGCAGGGTGTTTTACACTGCATCCCTACGCGCGAAGTCTCTATTGATTTAGGATTTGTGGAACATCCTCTGTTTGATCATATTTAAATGGTGTGATTTAGCATCTCTGGAGTGCCCTCGCCTCCTGTGTGCAGCAACAGATGGGCACATCCAACGCCTTTTCACTGGGAGTTAAGTAGGACAACTGACAGCATTGTCGTTTCTTACTGTCAGACAGCGATGCCTCTCCATGGTGCATCAGTTCCAGTTAGCCCTCGGCTACCTCTGCCATTAaagcctcctgctgctctccgcTCTAATCATTAGCTTAGCTCCAAGGTTTTCTGCTGTCAGCATGACGGCATATCAAAGCAGCTCAACCCCGCCGTGTTTCAGGGCTGCAGCTGTTGGCTCAAGCCGGCTTGTCCTCATCACTGTGATGATGCGTGTATGAAACTGCAACGGGAccagtaaacacacaaaaatgggtGCTTGTGGACTTTCACAGCTTTTGTGAATGTCGTTTATTTCTTACAGAACGGTGTTGATGCCTTAAGCGTGGCAGCCTGTGCAGATATGTTGGTGAGGAGAGGTCAGACCAAGACATTTACCAGGCAAACGCAGCATTAACTGGTGTTTCTGCTGCGCCACAGCAAGGTTTTTCCAGGGTGGAGCAGAAACTGGTGGGAAGGTTCTGTTGGGTTCCCATGCTTGGTCCCCAGCTGTTAGCCCATTGCTCCACTCTCTCATCTAATAAGAGCTGAATGTAGCCACGGCCTTTGTGGGTAGAAAATCCCACTTATCATCTCGCAGTATTATAAGTGCACCCGTTCAACCATAACACTGCAGCAGCCCTAATTGAAAGGCTCGCACATTGTTGTTTACCCATTTTTGAACTACTCCTCCAGGCATTaatcccccccctttttttgtcatttctttttctcctccagtcATGTAGGGAATGGTCTGATCATTTTTGACATGGCTGTCCTACTTAGATGAACACCATCTACCACTTATTGGATCCTTGGTGCACATCACTGTGCTCTAGGGTCCGAAGGTAAAAGATTTGGGACAATAGAGTCTCTAAAATGTCTCAGTCTTATTTTGAAGAACGGGGCTGCATTATCTTCTCCTTTTGTTTGTTGTAAATAATAAACCTATCCAGAATGTATGTCAGCTCTGTAAATGATGATGACGGGCTATTGTCTGGCAGGTGGGGGCTAACGGGTAGTTGCAGATGTGATTGCATCACGTCACATCTGCAACTGTTGCAAACCAAAGCGGTGGCTCGGTTGGAGCATTGCCAGGAAGCCTGTCCTCCCCCACACTGGTGGAAGAACAATGATTGACACACAGTGCTTCTGCTCCCCAGATTAAGAAGGAAATGAGCCTTCAGCCATGTGATTTATCACCATCTCCACGTGAGGTCGCGGCGTCCTCGCTCGCCTGCTAAATACACAATACGCACAGTGTCTTGGTGTGAAAGCTGGGAGCTGCAGAAATGCCCCCATGACAGAGCAGCTGGTATAGAGTGATCACTGTCCCTCTGGGCCAGCAGGACTTCCCGCTCATGAATGAGCGCAGTCAGTCCAGTTTTTGGTTCGGACTGTAAAATCTTGTTTTTGGGTGATCGGAAGTTTTGATTTAAGGTCTGAAACACCTTTATGAAAGTGGCTTCAGCCAATAACCTTTGGGTCGATGAGCGCACCAGCACCCCCCCAAATCAGGTGGACCAGCCTCGCCCTCCAGATGCCATCGTTGGCCCCTTAAGTAAGAAGCCATTACTGGAACCTGCCTGGTTTTTACTTCCTGGTCACGTGAGTCCGGTGTGCAGTAATGACCTATGTGCTGCTGTGGAAGGGTGGGGCAGAAAGCTGCAGTGGTGACTGGTGACTGGTACCATTACAGACACATACTCGGAGGTTAATCTCCCCCAGCCAACTGGTTTAAAAATGGGTTCCCTGCTGAGTTATTGCGTGATTGGCAGGTAATGTCCTAATTATTTAACCTGATTGTATAACAATGTGGGCAACTGTATCGTGCTGAAGTGTAACAGCTGCTGCCTTGGTTCTACCTGATGTCACACTATCCTGatccttctgcccccccctcctctgttgTTTTACAGGGATGGCAGCCATCCGTAAGAAGCTGGTGATTGTGGGGGATGGAGCTTGTGGGAAGACCTGCCTTCTTATAGTCTTCAGCAAAGACCAGTTCCCTGAAGTCTACGTCCCCACCGTGTTTGAGAACTATGTTGCTGACATCGAGGTTGATAGCAAACAGGTGAGATAAAAGGGTTTACCTGCAGCTCAGTCCCGTTTTTACTGTCTGTTTTAGCATGGATGAGATGACAAACTTTGTCCTCATTTAAGCCGGCAGATGTCCAATTcaccatttttacattttaaaatagtcCATATAGTGTATTACTATAAAACTATAAGAAATCCATTATTACACCGTCTGGACAACCCTGTGTTCAATGTAACTGGGCACCAGCGGTGCTTCCTCCTATCGTAATCACTGAAATTTGACACCAGTTTGTCATATTTAGGCCACTCTGAGTACCAAGTACTCAGAGGACTGAGCCCGACTGTTATGCCCCAAACCAGACGCCTCTtacttttattgatttttaaagtGTTCTTTTGTAATGATTCATGTTTCCTTCCCATTTCTTTGTACTGTTTGCTAACCCACCCTTGTCCTTTTCCACACTCTTCCTCACCACAATGATGCATCTGTTAGGTGGAGCTGGCCCTGTGGGACACTGCAGGTCAGGAGGATTATGACCGGCTGAGACCTCTCTCTTACCCAGACACTGACGTCATCCTCATGTGCTTCTCCATAGACAGCCCCGACAGCTTAGGTGAGAGGAAAGAACGCTTGCATGTAGCACAACTCCCACATGCGTTGCAGTCATGTTGTGTAATATCAGGGTGCCTTTTTAGCGTAGCACTTCTGAAAATGCATGGAATCATGACAAATCGTTTGGATTCGGACGAGTTCCTCACTCATTTCTGacgtgtttatttatttatttttattttatttttttgaggcTCGGTGTGAGTCACGTTTGAATGATTCACGTCGCTCAGCATTAACTTACCTTCTTGGTTTTACTCCATCACAGAAAACATTCCAGAGAAGTGGACCCCTGAGGTGAAACACTTCTGTCCCACTGTTCCCATCATCTTGGTGGGAAACAAGAAGGACCTGCGCAATGATGAGCACACACGCAGAGAGCTGGCCAAGATGAAGCAGGTGCGGGCAgtcttttgcttcctttttttattaGGCTTCCACTCTGGCATGAAAAAGTGAACCCAGGAGCCTTTTAAGCAGTTTAAATACAAAACTTTATATCTGCCGCATTAAGAATCACAATAAGATCGTTGCTAGACAATTAAAGTGTATTGTTTTCCATGCAATAGGAGCCGGTTAAATCAGAGGAAGGTCGGGACATGGCCTCGCGGATCGGAGCCTTCGGCTACATGGAGTGTTCTGCTAAGACCAAGGATGGTGTGCGGGAAGTGTTCGAGATGGCCACCAGGGCGGCGCTGCAGGTCCGCCGCGGCAAGAAGAACAACAGATGTGTGCTGTTGTAAAATGGCCACAACACATGGACAGTTTTACCCTGGAGCTACCATACCCAGGGGGACAGGGCttggggagggatggagggctTTTCTAGATGGGaccgggagggaggggggggggagaaaagagtGCAGTAAATGACTACGCTGTAAAATGGCTGTGGGACTGACTTTACCCTGGGACTTGGCCTTGCTGCAGAGGGGCGGGTGGGGCAGAGGGTGGATGAGTGGGGAGAACACAACATGAATGACTACCGCTGTAAATCATTGGGCTCTTCATCCAGGTGGGCAAGCGACACCAGCCAGATGCTGGTGTGTCGTGCTTTTAGGCAGATACACTGATAAGGATCACAAAGGTGTCCTGGGTCTTTCTAGAATCCATCAGTCAAACTATGGGATGTTGCAGTGACTGTGTTCTGTACATACAACAAAAATCCAGGTTTTAGTTTTGAACTTGTCAGGTGACTCAGGGCCAACAGACGGCACAGTGAAAGAGTACCACTGTAAACAGCCACCAATGGCCCCGGGGAGAGTGCTGTGGatggggcaggggcaggggtgggggcaggggcaggggtgGGGGCAGGAGACACTCATAACTCAGACAAGGACTGAGTTTTGCACACTCCTCAAACATGTGACAACGCCTGAGCAGAGACAAGCTCCTGATGTTAAAGTAATGCAGTAGGTTTGTCTCCATGAGCAGTTGGAGTGGTCAGAACTCCTCCGGCACCATAGCTGGTGTAGTCTCTCAGAACCATGGGGGCTGCTGGACAGAGGGTGACCCCCGAGTCCTAGTCCTTCAGGGATGATGTGGTACGGCAGCAGTGTTGTGAGTCCTTATTTACATCATTGAAGGAGATGATAAATCCCCCTCAGGCAACAGCTACCTGACTCCAGCTGAGGGCTCTGGGCCGCAGTGCTGGTGTTCCACATCTCTCCACCTAAAGTTCTGATAAGACTGCTGAGGGTTCTTTTCTCATCCATTTGCAGTCCCACTGGGTGACAACGGTAGCTTTCTACCAAGCAGAGGCTCTGCTcccaccccttcctcttccACACAGCTGACTGCTGGTGCTCAGCTTCTCCTGGTTTTGGACCAGGAAAAAGAATAAGGAGCAGAGAATCTTGTTTACATGCACATGACCAGTCTCCATGTTTGGGATGAACTATTCTAATTTAAGGGCAGATATAAGCGGTTCAGAATTAGTTTGAGGTGAAAATGTGCCTGGGTTTCAGTGTTGTATTTGTCCACCATTTACATGTCTGCCTTGACTGGTTAGTTTTTGGTACCGCGCATCTTCAGAAGACAAAAATATGAACCAACCCTGGTCACCAGAAGTGGCCCGGAAATACCAGAATCGTTGGGTTGGGCAGATGGAAAGAGGTGCTCCAGCTTCTACTGTGATCAGTCGCCTCTTTCAAGGTTCCTTGCATCCCAAATTTCAGGACGCGCAGTCGGATCATCCGCCTTCTCCAACCTTTCTGGGTCTTTGGTGCCGCTTCCGGACTCTTGGTTGTCATACCCTCCTATTCTTCATCCTGGTCTACAGAGAGGAGCCTGTTCCAGAAACTAGCgtattttattttctgcttgAAAAGAAGTCTATCAGTATTTAAAATAGGAGGCAGATGACTGAGTGACTACTTGTGTGTTGTTGCTTTAGTTTattctgtgcttttttttttttcttttctttttttctctccctgatTTACTCTGAATTGTGACGACCTGTCAATCATCCCTGCCAAACGCCGCTTGTTGTTGGGCAGTCAGGAGAAAGGCTGGCCTCTCGGCTGCCTGTTTAGAGCATCGCCACGACCACACGcgctgggtttttttctgtttgtttgaatTGCAAACTACTTTTTAATTCTACTTTTAATGATTCTTTTAAATCATAGGTTTGGATGCTGAACCAGTTGGCTAAacaaagaaacaggaaaacaacgcAGTATGCAATGTCTGTAAATATGAGATGTGGGTTTGTTCATACTAGACTATTACACACGCACAGGACTGGAAAGTGTATTTGTAAACTAGCTTTGGTTTGTGTAATAAATGACTTTCTATAACGCTCAGCGTCTCTCTGGTCTGTGAAGAGCTTGGAGTTTATTCCAAGCACATCAAGTATGAATGAACTGATGGGTTCATCAGGAGAAACCTCAACACAGGAAAATCAAATGATTTCTATTCAAATGTCCTGTCCAAACAATGTGGCAGAAACTTCGATCAGTCGGGGGACACTCGAAGCACCAGGGCTGAAGGACAAAGATGTCTGACCCTCCATCACTGAAGGGTGGTTTTCAAGGTTCCTCCCCAGCAGAGGATGCTTTTAGGGCTTCACGGTGCAAATGTGTGGCAGCTGTTCCACTTCAGCTTACATTTCTCTCACAAAATAAGAGGAATGAGGGGACAAAAAGACTGGATGATTCCAATATATAGGTGGGAATaaaactgcttttgtttttgtacagaCTATTCTGATAGAAAGCCAGAAATTGTCTTCAATATAACTGTGTATATTCTAAAGATGTTTTTCAAAATTAATAGAATTACAATGACTTTAACATCAGCCTGAGCTTAAGTTATAAAAGGGAGTAAAAATGCAGCATCTGAATTCTAATTACAACTGAAGTGGAAGAATTTTAATACAATGCTACAAGAAATGTACTCGTTACATCGGACATCATCATTTCTCAGCACCAGAACAGCTGCAGGCTCACCAGAATCATGCAAATTCATATGGAGATAgactggaggacaggaaccgCTCAGTGAGGGCCCGTGCTGTGGTGGTGAACTccgcacgcatgtgtgtgtgtgtgtgtaggctgcAGAGGTGAATCATTCCCGGCCTGTGTGGGATGATGCTGGATGTTGTGGAGTAATGCCTGAGAGCTGCGAGCGTGCTGGGAGAACTGCTCCgcaagcaaaaataaaagacgGCAGTTGTGTAAGACGGTGCGGAGGTGTGGAAATGCACAGGATGCACAACAGAATCACTTCACGCTGGTAGCTGCCAGCTACGACCTGGCGCCCGCGCACAACGCCACAGCTAGCCAGACATCCGAGATCAACAAGTCGATCTAATGATATCAATGAGGTGTGATCATGTAAAGAGGCAGAATCTGCTTTCACAAATTACAGCATCCGTGGAACTTTGGCCACAAGATATTTGAATCAGGTTCATTCAGATCGCCGCTGGGATTTGACCTCTGGTACGTTTTctagtgagaggagaggagaggaggatggatgaAGAAGCAGTAAAGATGGGAGAAGAATGCTTCCAAAATACTGAGTGGGTGGATTTGAGGGGAGTTGGTTTGGGCATTTTCTAACTGAACCGAGTCCCTGCGAAAGAGAATTGTTCAGATATTCAGTGGCACGGAGTGTGCAGATGTTACACACATATTCCAAAACAGCTGGAAGGTGTTCAGGGGCAGATGACACCAGTCTCCACTTTGTTCATATCACTTGGAGATGCTTCCTGGCTTAAGTCTCCACATTGCAATAATGTCCAGCTACACCCAGGAGCTgctaaaacagaataaaaacttCTGCTTAGTTACAGAATATcacattgattttctttttatggTCTCATTGCTTATTTAACGTGTTGAGATGGGGCTGAAGTGCTCTGCTGAAGGAAATGAGCAGGCCTCGACACAGACGAAAGTCTGCAGTtagaagggaaggaaggaaggaagttcGTCATTGCCTGCTACACCCTGAACTGGGCCGGACACGGAGCGGAACGCCGCGCTGCACCACTTGTAGGGGAATGAGCTGAACAGAGAATGACGAAGCTGTTGTctgtctttccctcctttcaGCGGGCAGCTCTGTCGAGCAGCCGGGAGGAGTGAGGCTCCACGCCGCCGAAACGCCAGCTTTATATACCGCTCTATTTTTAGCCCCTCGCGAGCGCGACTATATTTAACCAATATGAGCTCATAGCTCGCCAGACTTGCCCAATGAGAAGAGACGATGAATGAAGACAATGGCCAATAGAAAGGACCGATAGAAGACAGAGGGGCGGGCTTAAACTCGAGCCAATCATTTACAGTGAAACATGTCGGAGCTGCGAAGGTTCTGCCACCTCCCACAGGAGAACAAAGATGTCTCACTCTGTTCCGTTTTCTTTGTGTGGAAGTGCAGAGACTACGAAATTTAAAAAGTAATCTAAGCTTTAATCACGAACATGTTTGAGTGTTTATACCATTTGCATAATTATTTAACCGTTTATCTAAGTCTCAACCTACCTTCTACATTTAATTTTCCACGGCATGAAAACAGCAAATTCAAGCATTTACCTCAGATTTTGTGACGCTTCCTACATGTCACAGCTTGCAAAGCAGGGCTCTTTTAAAGCCTGTACTGCTGTAGGCTGGTAATATTGGCCCATTCGGCCGAGGGGATTGTTTCAAAAATATGCTGCAAATTTTTACAGGGCTTCTTCACCGGTTGCACCATTAAAGCCCAGGCAATTTAAACTTGGTAGTCCTAAAGGTTCAGACTTCAAGGTCAAAGATATCTCTCTTGCTTTAATACATCTTCTCTTTTCAGAATGAACCAAACTAGCTTTCATTTACCTTGAACATATAGAAATGAAAGATCAGGGTGacaaaatttttaaaaacatttatacaTTTCCCAAGTTTTGATGATCTCTcagcaaaaaaagggaaaacaacaaaacaaacaaactgagGCACACAAGCTCAAGTTAAAACTATTATGTCTCATAAGTTAGTGTGTTATTATCCTTCTTGAGACTGTTACAGAATAAGACGAAAGAGGAAACGTGAAATGCACGGCTGAGCATGTTTAACATCCTGCAAGTGACAGGGATGTGTCATAATATTTGGAGATTGCCCTCCTACGGTGAGACTACAGAACATCACGACGTTTAAATGTTATAAAGAAAATCGCTGGTCGCCTTCGGCCGTTTCATTGTTCAATAGACGATCTTTGGCGATGACTTTGTACCGGTAACACTggctcttctgtctctgtctgaggTGCATTTTTTAGCTTTGACACGAGTAAATCTGTGATAAAGGCTGGCCAGAGACTACGAGTCAGCCATACACCCACCTATCTGTTGTTCccaaagttttatttttagagcacCGTCCACACCTAAACACAACGCCCACTGACTTATGTGTCACCGTTTTAAATTAGTAGTTTCCAtgacataatttaaaaaaaaatccattaaaaaaaaggttggcTGCCATTCACTTCTGAAATATGTTGTTATTCAACATCTCAGGTTTTGGGATTATCCAATCACATTCCTAATGCTCTTATTTTACTGTTAGGTTTACGGTGAGCGCGCCGCCGTCCACCGCACACAAAAGATTCCAACACATTGTGGCGGGAGCGCGCGGGACGATTAGACCCACACCCTAAAGTCCGCGGCACCCCACCCTGTCATAAAGCCCATCACAGCTACATTTAAACCCAAACCTCTCTTTAGGGTTTAACCCCATTGGTCAGTTTATGAAGTCTGGAGAAATTCTTAACATTTAGGACTTTAATGACATTATATGAAACAGCTTTTGTTCAATTAATGTAGTGAATTATCAGGGACAATCTACACGTGATGTGATATCCAAAAAGGCACGAAGctttactattattgttattattagtcttacgtgcttttctttttctgctgatgAAGTGTGTGAGCATAtaccgccctctagtggtgctGCTAATTCTGCTAATACCATCAAGCGTTTAACTTCATCTGTTCTCTCGTTCGctggaaaaacactgaaattacTTTCTTCATGGTGAAGTTCTACTCTACTTTAAATTCCcgtttattttatgttttttgtccaactttctttttttaaccttttaaaaagATAATTCAGAATATCGCGAGATTTCAGTTTTTTGAGCACGAGACTTCAATTTTGCAGAAGGAGAAACGCTAGATAGCAGCAAAGTTCCACCTGTTGTACGCTGTAAAGCCACTATTTGGTCTCCAGGTATTAAAGGGCGTCAAACATGATGTTTTGGTAAGacttttttcaaaaatatttatCTAAAACCTCATAACAGTATGcccctgtttgtttgttttttaaaaagaaccctTTAACTATGTTGATCAATGTAAATAGAAAATTAGAGATCCCTCTTCAAAACATGGTTACAATTTGTAAGAGTTTGTTTGTCCTAAATTATTGTAACAGTTAAACTAATCTTTGAAAAATTTGCCAGTATATAGTCCTAAAGTTGAACCATTGTTATATCTAACTTAAAGTGGCATTGTCGGcctcaagattcaagatgtactttattcatcccgtagggaaattgaattgtagtagcagcctaacgtggattaatataactggagactaggttttgtatttacaaagtatagaaacagaataaataaatacaaataagatcagaatgttataagcatatatacagcatatattataagcacatatatataatatatacacattataatatatacacattataatatatacatattataagcatatatacataaatatagaataaaatagaaataaaattacaacataaacattacacaattattgttgagttggtttggaTGAAAACTCATGAACTAACATGACAACAAGTGACAGCTTGCTTTGTCAGCCAGGAAGCTCGGACTGTGTGATGTATGATCTGACACTGGTAATGATCCACACAGCCAGAACTTCCTGGCCAACTGGCTGGTtgtcaaaaaagaaatcaaGGCTTTTTTGTCCACGCTAGCTGGTAGgccattattttaaattatgaGCCTCACTAATCTGATGAGATGGAGGACATTTTTCTCATTGTCCAGTGTTACCAACACGACAGTGTAGATGGGTTCCAGTAACTCAATTTTAGgcaaaaagcccccccccacacacacacacgcaacatgTTGCATCACTGATTTAATCATCATTACAGGAATCTTGAGGCTCGTTTTCATTTTACTCTGTAGTGTGGGTACAAACACAACATATCAAGTAAGTAGAAATGTCATGAAGCAGAAACATCATGAAGAAAAACCAAATCAAACAGACAACAAATGGACCAATGCAAACATAATGCATCGTTGCACAACAGCATTTGTGCTGATGCGACAGAAGTGATCGTGCAGATAACTTGAATCATTACTAATAAGAAATAAGACTCTGTTGACGGAGGTGTTTGCCGAGTTCCCCGTCTGCCACAGAAGCAGCAACTTCGCATCAAGAACGAGCAAAAGTCTGTCAGTACCAGTTGTTAGTGATACAATATACAGAGAAATAACACAGAAAACTGCAGAAGTTTGCAACATTATATGATGATCTTGGGCTCAAATGTGTTCGTACTTGCGTGAAATCACGACTCATTGACAGcccagagaaagaaaatgagtaTTTTAGTGGTAAatgaagtaacaaatgctgacAGGTGCAGCCGGGTCAGAACTGGAGTGAAGTGCTTCCATGACCCGGCGTACATGTGGAAGTGATGACTCCTGCAacccttcacttcctgttgtgctaAATTAGACTTGGAAAGGCCATCAGGATGAAACTTGTATCTTCACTCTTGGCTGTCAGCTTTTCATACTTTAGTAGAATCTCAGCAACTTTCCCCAACTGTCACAGCACGTGCTGTGACTCAACGTCCTACATGTGGGAGTAGTGTCTGTAGTAGACGTGTTCATAAAACGGAGCAGAAATATTTTGGCTTTATGGGGCATAGTTATATTCATAGTGCCAATTATTTGACATCTTCCTTCTTT
This genomic window from Takifugu rubripes chromosome 3, fTakRub1.2, whole genome shotgun sequence contains:
- the rhoab gene encoding rho-related GTP-binding protein RhoA-B — its product is MAAIRKKLVIVGDGACGKTCLLIVFSKDQFPEVYVPTVFENYVADIEVDSKQVELALWDTAGQEDYDRLRPLSYPDTDVILMCFSIDSPDSLENIPEKWTPEVKHFCPTVPIILVGNKKDLRNDEHTRRELAKMKQEPVKSEEGRDMASRIGAFGYMECSAKTKDGVREVFEMATRAALQVRRGKKNNRCVLL